The Lentzea guizhouensis genome contains a region encoding:
- a CDS encoding YqgE/AlgH family protein, with protein MRPDAEVEAGSLLVAAPSLTDPNFKRTVVYIIDQRPEGTLGVVLNRPSEVAVLDVLPPWGTYVSRPQCIHIGGPVEQKTALCLAALKAGTDPGKVEGLVGVQGPVALVDLDAEPEDLMPLVRGMRVFAGYSGWGEGQLAGEIERGDWMVVTGLADDVLVGANVDLWGRVLRRQGMPLALVSTYPTDVRLN; from the coding sequence GTGCGTCCCGATGCCGAGGTCGAAGCAGGCTCCCTGTTGGTTGCCGCCCCGAGCCTGACCGACCCGAACTTCAAGCGCACCGTCGTCTACATCATCGACCAACGTCCTGAGGGGACCCTCGGGGTCGTGCTCAACCGCCCCTCCGAGGTGGCGGTTCTCGACGTCCTGCCGCCGTGGGGCACGTACGTGAGCCGTCCACAGTGCATCCACATCGGTGGACCGGTCGAGCAGAAGACGGCGTTGTGCCTGGCGGCGTTGAAGGCCGGTACCGATCCGGGGAAGGTCGAGGGCCTGGTCGGCGTGCAGGGGCCGGTGGCGCTGGTCGACCTCGACGCCGAGCCGGAGGACCTGATGCCGCTGGTGCGCGGCATGCGGGTGTTCGCCGGGTACTCCGGCTGGGGCGAGGGCCAGCTGGCCGGTGAGATCGAGCGCGGTGACTGGATGGTGGTCACCGGCCTGGCCGACGACGTGCTGGTCGGCGCGAACGTCGACCTCTGGGGCCGGGTGCTGCGGCGGCAGGGCATGCCGCTCGCGCTCGTGTCGACCTACCCGACCGACGTCCGGCTCAACTGA
- a CDS encoding SdpI family protein, which produces MNIVLSVVLGVLGVALGAVGLLGLQGKLRRNRFVGVRTAAALRDEETFALANRVAGVPNVAAGVVAVVSGAISFAMADLAVTTGIIGLVGAFAIAVAGGVTGHRAAEALPEPVKPKGCGGCACGGGGCSPLAGL; this is translated from the coding sequence GTGAACATCGTGCTGTCGGTCGTCCTGGGTGTGCTCGGCGTCGCTCTCGGCGCCGTCGGTCTGCTGGGTCTGCAGGGCAAGCTGCGGCGCAACCGCTTCGTCGGCGTGCGCACGGCGGCGGCTCTGCGCGACGAGGAGACGTTCGCGCTGGCCAACCGCGTGGCCGGCGTGCCGAACGTCGCCGCCGGTGTCGTGGCCGTCGTGTCGGGCGCCATCTCGTTCGCGATGGCCGACCTGGCCGTCACCACGGGCATCATCGGCCTGGTCGGCGCGTTCGCGATCGCCGTGGCCGGTGGGGTCACCGGGCACCGCGCGGCCGAGGCGCTGCCGGAGCCGGTCAAGCCCAAGGGCTGCGGTGGCTGCGCCTGCGGTGGTGGCGGTTGCTCGCCGCTCGCCGGTCTCTGA
- a CDS encoding esterase-like activity of phytase family protein: MLRRLLLVPVLPVLLTGLCATPAQAHSPEVRFLTEHVVPKGLVVDGTTVGGLSGLDYDRRTGKWVYISDDRVAPRFYEGKLSRKGVELTGVHSLVGPNGPYAPGTVDPEDVRVDKWTGDLLWSQEGDRTPTTLIDPSVQFSKRDGSFRTALPTPAELRMKPESGPRQNQALEGLTFALGGTLVVTALEGPLLQDGPPATTTKGAVSRIVVQTRTGQVVGQYRYQQEPLFAADASTGVTAILEKSPGVYLVLERSFSPTLGNEVRLFEYRPLQNRKRLLADIGAFPVSKVDNLEGMAWGPDGTLWLVSDDNFNATQVTQFIALAVR; encoded by the coding sequence ATGCTCAGACGACTGCTGCTCGTCCCCGTGCTGCCCGTCCTGCTGACCGGTCTGTGCGCGACCCCCGCGCAGGCGCACTCCCCCGAGGTCCGCTTCCTGACCGAGCACGTCGTGCCGAAAGGCCTGGTCGTGGACGGTACGACCGTCGGCGGACTGTCCGGTCTCGACTACGACCGGCGCACCGGCAAGTGGGTCTACATCAGCGACGACCGGGTCGCGCCGCGGTTCTACGAAGGCAAGCTGTCACGCAAGGGCGTCGAGCTCACCGGCGTGCACTCTCTCGTGGGACCCAACGGCCCGTACGCGCCCGGAACGGTCGACCCTGAGGACGTCCGGGTCGACAAGTGGACCGGCGACCTGCTGTGGAGCCAGGAGGGCGACCGCACGCCCACCACGTTGATCGACCCCTCGGTGCAGTTCAGCAAGCGTGACGGCAGCTTCCGCACGGCGCTGCCCACGCCCGCTGAACTGCGGATGAAGCCGGAGTCCGGCCCGCGGCAGAACCAGGCGCTGGAGGGCCTGACGTTCGCGCTCGGCGGCACCCTCGTCGTCACCGCGCTGGAAGGCCCGCTCCTGCAGGACGGCCCGCCCGCGACCACGACGAAGGGCGCCGTGTCGCGGATCGTCGTCCAAACCCGCACCGGACAGGTCGTCGGCCAGTACCGCTACCAGCAGGAACCGCTTTTCGCCGCGGACGCGAGCACCGGCGTCACCGCGATCCTGGAGAAGTCCCCCGGCGTCTACCTGGTGCTGGAGCGGTCGTTCAGCCCGACGCTCGGGAACGAGGTCCGCCTGTTCGAGTACCGGCCGCTGCAGAACAGGAAGCGGCTGCTCGCCGACATCGGCGCGTTCCCGGTCAGCAAGGTGGACAACCTCGAAGGCATGGCCTGGGGCCCGGACGGCACGTTGTGGCTGGTCTCCGACGACAACTTCAACGCGACGCAGGTCACCCAGTTCATCGCGCTTGCGGTGCGCTGA
- the leuS gene encoding leucine--tRNA ligase — protein MSTDAAEIPAHRYTAELANQIEKRWQQYWEEHGTYHAPNPVGALKGDVPDDKLFVQDMFPYPSGAGLHVGHPLGFIGTDVFARYHRMNGRNVLHTMGFDAFGLPAEQYAVQTGQHPRKTTEDNMNTYLRQIRRLGLGHDERRRIATIDPGYYKWTQWIFLQIFNSWYDPDAGKARPITELVARFESGERPVPDGRKWSELSFADQQRILGDFRLAYLSEAPVNWCPGLGTVLANEEVTADGRSERGNFPVFRKNLRQWMMRITAYSDRLIDDLDRLDWPDKVKAMQRNWIGRSHGARVRFAVGDENIEVFTTRPDTLFGATYLVLAPEHELVDQVASPDRVADIAAYRRAASLKSELDRQENKEKTGVFIGTYATNPVNGQQIPVYIADYVLMGYGTGAIMAVPGQDQRDWDFATKFDLPIIRTVQPAEGFEGEAYTGDGPAVNSGFLDGMAIDEAKKTIIGWLEENGHGRGTVQFKLRDWLFSRQRYWGEPFPVVYDEDGTAIALPESMLPIELPDVDDYSPRTFDPEDADTEPSPPLSRATEWTTVELDLGDGVRTYRRDTNTMPNWAGSCWYQLRYVDPVETERFVNPENEKYWLGPRTAEHGTNDPGGVDLYIGGVEHAVLHLLYSRFWQKVLFDLGHLSGDEPYRRLFNQGYIQAYAFVDARGSYVPSTEVIEDGGKYFHNGEEVTREYGKMGKSLKNVVTPDEMCETYGADTFRFYEMSMGPMDVSRPWATKDVVGAQRFLQRLWRNLVDETDGSLRVTDEEPSAEALRLLHKTIAGVHDDYANLRYNTAGAKLIELNNFVTKHYSAGTPRALAEPMVLMLAPQAPHVAEELWTKLGHEGSLAHGPFPQADEQYLVEDTVEYPIQVNGKVRSRVVVAAAASQDEIKAAALAEEKIAELVAGGEPRKVIVVPGRLVNVVL, from the coding sequence ATGAGCACGGACGCGGCGGAGATCCCCGCCCACCGCTACACCGCCGAGCTGGCGAACCAGATCGAGAAGCGGTGGCAGCAGTACTGGGAGGAACACGGCACTTACCACGCGCCGAACCCCGTCGGCGCGCTCAAGGGTGACGTCCCGGACGACAAGCTGTTCGTGCAGGACATGTTCCCGTACCCGAGCGGCGCCGGCCTGCACGTCGGCCACCCGCTGGGCTTCATCGGCACGGACGTGTTCGCGCGCTACCACCGCATGAACGGCCGCAACGTGCTGCACACGATGGGCTTCGACGCGTTCGGCCTGCCGGCCGAGCAGTACGCGGTGCAGACCGGTCAGCACCCCCGCAAGACCACCGAAGACAACATGAACACCTACCTGCGGCAGATCCGCAGGCTGGGGCTGGGCCACGACGAGCGCCGCCGCATCGCGACGATCGACCCTGGCTACTACAAGTGGACCCAGTGGATCTTCCTGCAGATCTTCAACTCCTGGTACGACCCCGACGCCGGCAAGGCCCGTCCCATCACCGAGCTGGTGGCCCGGTTCGAGTCGGGCGAGCGCCCGGTTCCGGACGGTCGCAAGTGGTCTGAGCTGTCTTTTGCCGACCAGCAAAGGATCTTGGGCGATTTCCGGCTGGCCTACTTGTCGGAGGCGCCCGTCAACTGGTGTCCGGGACTGGGTACTGTGCTGGCGAACGAAGAGGTCACCGCGGACGGTCGCAGTGAGCGTGGCAACTTCCCGGTGTTCAGGAAAAACCTGCGCCAGTGGATGATGCGCATCACCGCGTACTCGGACCGGCTGATCGACGACCTGGACCGGCTGGACTGGCCGGACAAGGTCAAGGCCATGCAGCGCAACTGGATCGGGCGCTCGCATGGTGCCCGTGTCCGATTTGCGGTGGGAGACGAGAACATTGAGGTCTTCACGACCCGTCCGGACACGTTGTTCGGCGCGACCTACCTGGTCCTGGCACCGGAACACGAGCTGGTGGACCAGGTTGCGTCGCCCGATCGCGTGGCAGACATCGCCGCGTACCGGCGCGCCGCGTCCCTGAAGTCCGAACTGGACCGTCAGGAGAACAAGGAGAAGACCGGCGTCTTCATCGGGACGTACGCCACGAACCCGGTGAACGGTCAGCAGATCCCCGTCTACATCGCCGACTACGTGCTGATGGGCTACGGCACCGGCGCGATCATGGCCGTGCCCGGCCAGGACCAGCGCGACTGGGACTTCGCGACGAAGTTCGACCTGCCGATCATCCGCACGGTCCAGCCGGCGGAGGGCTTCGAGGGCGAGGCGTACACCGGTGACGGACCCGCTGTCAACAGCGGGTTCTTGGACGGCATGGCCATCGACGAGGCCAAGAAGACGATCATCGGCTGGCTGGAGGAGAACGGCCACGGCCGCGGCACCGTCCAGTTCAAGCTGCGCGACTGGCTGTTCAGCCGCCAGCGCTACTGGGGCGAGCCGTTCCCGGTCGTCTACGACGAGGACGGCACCGCGATCGCGCTGCCGGAGTCGATGCTGCCGATCGAGCTGCCCGACGTCGACGACTACTCGCCGCGCACTTTCGACCCGGAAGACGCGGACACCGAGCCGTCGCCGCCGCTGTCACGCGCCACCGAGTGGACGACCGTCGAGCTGGACCTGGGCGACGGCGTCCGCACGTACCGCCGGGACACGAACACCATGCCGAACTGGGCAGGTTCGTGCTGGTACCAGCTGCGCTACGTCGACCCGGTCGAGACCGAGCGGTTCGTCAACCCGGAGAACGAGAAGTACTGGCTGGGCCCGCGCACGGCCGAGCACGGCACCAACGACCCCGGCGGCGTCGACCTGTACATCGGCGGCGTCGAACACGCGGTCCTGCACCTGCTGTACTCGCGCTTCTGGCAGAAGGTCCTCTTCGACCTGGGCCACCTGTCCGGCGACGAGCCGTACCGCCGCCTGTTCAACCAGGGCTACATCCAGGCGTACGCGTTCGTCGACGCGCGCGGCTCGTACGTGCCGTCCACCGAGGTCATCGAGGACGGCGGCAAGTACTTCCACAACGGCGAAGAGGTCACCCGCGAGTACGGCAAGATGGGCAAGAGCCTGAAGAACGTCGTCACGCCGGACGAGATGTGCGAGACCTACGGCGCCGACACCTTCCGGTTCTACGAGATGTCCATGGGCCCGATGGACGTCTCCCGCCCGTGGGCGACCAAGGACGTCGTCGGCGCACAACGGTTCCTGCAGCGCCTGTGGCGCAACCTGGTCGACGAGACCGACGGCTCCCTGCGCGTGACCGACGAGGAGCCCTCGGCCGAGGCACTGCGCCTGCTGCACAAGACCATCGCCGGCGTCCACGACGACTACGCCAACCTGCGCTACAACACGGCGGGCGCGAAGCTGATCGAGCTGAACAACTTCGTCACCAAGCACTACTCGGCCGGCACCCCGCGCGCCCTGGCCGAGCCGATGGTGCTGATGCTGGCCCCGCAGGCCCCGCACGTGGCCGAGGAGCTGTGGACGAAGCTGGGCCACGAAGGCTCACTGGCACACGGCCCGTTCCCCCAGGCCGACGAGCAGTACCTGGTCGAGGACACGGTCGAGTACCCGATCCAGGTCAACGGCAAGGTCCGCTCGCGGGTCGTGGTCGCCGCAGCCGCCTCGCAGGACGAGATCAAGGCGGCGGCACTGGCGGAGGAGAAGATCGCCGAACTGGTCGCGGGTGGTGAGCCGCGCAAGGTGATCGTCGTCCCGGGTCGCCTGGTGAACGTGGTCCTGTAG
- a CDS encoding TetR/AcrR family transcriptional regulator: MTLRAIARELGITAPALYRYYDSHDALLRQLCDDICADMATVLQADLAADTSGQVGCQVRAVCHSFRRWAVAHPQEFALVFASPRDPLGADQFGSVFLQLAGGLIASNLTATHADDPVPAALHEDLVGFQQVLIDAVGAHGVTIGDDELNLGKIYHVVQSWVRLYGHVALEVFGRFPFAVTNPEPMFDSMIDQLLTDIGFDEDEHQGR, from the coding sequence GTGACTCTGCGTGCCATCGCCCGTGAACTGGGCATCACCGCGCCGGCGCTGTACCGCTACTACGACTCGCACGACGCCCTGCTGCGCCAACTCTGCGACGACATCTGCGCGGACATGGCCACAGTGCTCCAGGCAGACCTCGCCGCGGACACGTCAGGCCAGGTCGGCTGCCAGGTGAGGGCCGTCTGCCACAGCTTCCGCCGCTGGGCCGTGGCCCACCCGCAGGAGTTCGCCCTGGTCTTCGCCTCTCCCCGCGACCCGCTCGGCGCAGACCAGTTCGGCTCGGTCTTCCTGCAGCTCGCCGGCGGCCTGATCGCCTCCAACCTGACCGCCACCCACGCGGACGACCCGGTACCGGCCGCCCTGCACGAGGACCTGGTCGGGTTCCAGCAGGTCCTGATCGACGCGGTCGGCGCGCACGGCGTGACGATCGGCGACGACGAGCTCAACCTCGGGAAGATCTACCACGTGGTCCAGTCGTGGGTGCGGCTGTACGGGCACGTGGCGCTGGAGGTGTTCGGGCGGTTCCCGTTCGCGGTGACGAACCCGGAGCCGATGTTCGACAGCATGATCGACCAGCTGCTGACGGACATCGGGTTCGACGAGGACGAGCACCAGGGCCGCTGA
- a CDS encoding MMPL family transporter: MLVATVLLAVLGGVWGLGVFDKLSQGGYEAPSSEAARADKVAEEAFGRKNGDVIVIYRGDFGNPLELKKVADHIGGLSKDDVLNVVGPVPSDDKQQALVAITLNSSDSNEQIKQFEDVQARLSIDGFSQQVGGLVPTQKAINDMSQEDLTRAEMFSLPLVLLLLVIIFGGLVAASLPVVVGGLAIMGALGVLHVVAIYTEVNSFAVNVASLLGLGMAIDYGLFMVGRFREELAQGRTTEQAVGRTVASAGRTVLFSATLLVIALAGLLLFPHGFLKSLAYGGVASVAIAALVSLTLLPALLGVLGHRVDKLAMPWRKREPSERGWRRLSGWVMKRPVLVAVPIIGVLVALGAPFLGVQFGQVTEKVLPEGNPVRVATENINENFSALSNTGFKVVVKGGDQAAVQEYLGKLKDVPGVGEVQPVGQGGGVTAVSAGLEQDALSDESKQALKDVRALPAPQDAEVLVGGNTAMVSDSLDAIRDGLPLMVALLVGATLVLMFLAFGSVVLPIKAVVMSALSLSATFGVLVWVFQEGHFADLLGVTPGPLESGIVVLMAAIVFGLSTDYEVFLLSRMVEARSNGATTEEAVTTGLAKTGRVITSAALLLIVVTGAFAFSQVAMMRFVGVGMILALALDATVVRMLLVPAVLKLLGNAAWWAPGPLKRIQERLALHDEPADDLDEEVREPVAVG; encoded by the coding sequence GTGCTGGTCGCGACCGTACTGCTCGCCGTCCTCGGTGGCGTGTGGGGACTGGGCGTGTTCGACAAGCTCAGCCAGGGTGGGTACGAGGCCCCCAGCAGTGAGGCCGCGCGTGCGGACAAGGTCGCCGAAGAGGCGTTCGGGCGCAAGAACGGTGACGTGATCGTCATCTACCGGGGTGACTTCGGTAACCCGCTCGAGCTCAAGAAGGTCGCTGATCACATCGGCGGCCTGTCGAAGGACGACGTGCTGAACGTCGTCGGGCCGGTGCCGAGCGACGACAAGCAGCAGGCGCTCGTCGCGATCACCCTGAACAGCAGCGACTCCAACGAGCAGATCAAGCAGTTCGAGGACGTCCAGGCCCGGCTCTCGATCGACGGGTTCAGCCAGCAGGTCGGTGGTCTCGTGCCGACCCAGAAGGCCATCAACGACATGTCGCAGGAGGACCTGACGCGGGCCGAGATGTTCTCGCTGCCGCTGGTCCTGCTCCTGCTCGTGATCATCTTCGGCGGTCTGGTCGCCGCCAGCCTGCCCGTGGTCGTCGGCGGTCTCGCGATCATGGGCGCGCTCGGTGTGCTGCACGTGGTCGCCATCTACACCGAGGTCAACTCGTTCGCGGTCAACGTCGCCTCGCTGCTCGGGCTGGGCATGGCGATCGACTACGGGCTGTTCATGGTCGGCCGGTTCCGCGAGGAGCTCGCGCAGGGACGCACGACCGAACAAGCCGTGGGCAGGACCGTCGCATCAGCGGGACGCACCGTGCTGTTCAGCGCGACGCTGCTGGTCATCGCGCTCGCCGGGCTGCTGCTCTTCCCGCACGGGTTCCTCAAGTCCCTCGCGTACGGCGGTGTCGCGTCGGTCGCGATCGCCGCCCTGGTCTCCCTCACGCTGCTGCCCGCGTTGCTGGGCGTGCTCGGCCACCGGGTCGACAAGCTCGCCATGCCGTGGCGTAAGAGGGAGCCGAGCGAACGCGGCTGGCGCCGGCTCAGCGGCTGGGTCATGAAGCGGCCGGTCCTGGTCGCGGTGCCGATCATCGGTGTGCTGGTCGCGCTCGGCGCGCCGTTCCTCGGTGTGCAGTTCGGCCAGGTCACCGAGAAGGTGCTGCCTGAAGGCAACCCGGTGCGGGTGGCCACCGAGAACATCAACGAGAACTTCTCCGCGCTCTCCAACACCGGCTTCAAGGTCGTGGTGAAGGGCGGCGACCAGGCGGCCGTGCAGGAGTACCTGGGCAAGCTCAAGGACGTTCCCGGCGTCGGCGAGGTGCAGCCGGTCGGCCAGGGTGGCGGCGTCACGGCCGTGTCCGCCGGCCTGGAGCAGGACGCGCTCAGCGACGAGTCGAAGCAGGCGCTGAAGGATGTCCGCGCGCTGCCCGCCCCGCAGGACGCCGAGGTGCTGGTCGGCGGCAACACCGCGATGGTGAGCGACTCGCTCGACGCCATCCGCGACGGGCTGCCGTTGATGGTCGCGCTGCTCGTAGGCGCGACGCTGGTCCTGATGTTCCTGGCGTTCGGCTCGGTCGTGCTGCCGATCAAGGCCGTCGTGATGAGCGCGCTGTCGCTGTCCGCGACCTTCGGCGTGCTGGTGTGGGTCTTCCAGGAGGGCCACTTCGCCGACCTGCTCGGCGTCACGCCGGGGCCGCTGGAGTCGGGCATCGTCGTGCTGATGGCGGCGATCGTGTTCGGCCTGTCGACGGACTACGAGGTCTTCCTGCTCTCCAGGATGGTCGAGGCGCGCAGCAACGGCGCCACCACCGAGGAGGCGGTCACCACCGGCCTCGCCAAGACCGGCCGGGTGATCACCTCAGCCGCGCTGCTGCTGATCGTGGTGACCGGCGCGTTCGCGTTCTCGCAGGTCGCGATGATGCGGTTCGTCGGCGTCGGCATGATCCTCGCGCTGGCGCTCGACGCCACCGTGGTGCGGATGCTGCTCGTGCCCGCCGTGCTGAAGCTGCTCGGCAACGCCGCGTGGTGGGCGCCCGGCCCGCTCAAGCGGATCCAGGAACGCCTCGCGCTTCACGACGAGCCGGCGGACGACCTGGACGAAGAGGTCAGGGAGCCCGTCGCGGTCGGCTGA